Proteins encoded by one window of Arachis hypogaea cultivar Tifrunner chromosome 1, arahy.Tifrunner.gnm2.J5K5, whole genome shotgun sequence:
- the LOC112705519 gene encoding dual specificity protein phosphatase 1: MATSSVVDEFDESMKKQISSLLRVMSLVKSFKQDNTPCKIDEGLFLGSVGTAANKNALKSLNVTHILTVAGKLPPTNPGDFVYKVINVADRDDVDLKQYFNQCFDFIEDAKMHGGGVLVHCFAGKSRSVTVVVAYLMKTRGMSLSEALQHVKSRRPLASPNPGFIRQLEDFEKSLQVTN; this comes from the exons ATGGCCACTTCTTCGGTTGTGGATGAATTTGATGAATCCATGAAGAAACAGATATCATCCCTTTTGCGGGTTATGAGTTTAGTTAAATCCTTCAAACAGGATAACACGCCTTGCAAAATTGACGAG GGTTTGTTTTTAGGTTCCGTTGGCACTGCAGCTAACAAGAATGCATTGAAAAGCTTGAATGTTACTCACATTCTGACTGTTGCTGGTAAACTGCCACCTACAAATCCTGGGGATTTTGTCTACAAAGTTATCAACG TTGCTGACAGAGATGACGTTGACTTGAAACAATACTTCAATCAGTGCTTTGATTTTATTGAGGATGCCAAAATGCATGGTGGAGGTGTTTTGGTTCACTGTTTTGCAGGAAAATCAAGGAG TGTGACTGTGGTTGTTGCGTATCTGATGAAGACTCGTGGAATGAGCTTATCAGAAGCTCTGCAGCATGTAAAGAGTAGACGACCACTGGCATCTCCAAATCCTGGATTCATCCGTCAGCTGGAAGACTTTGAAAAATCGCTTCAAG TTACAAATTGA